DNA from Castellaniella sp. MT123:
TCCCAGCCCTGTTTGCCGACGCCCGAAAACACGACGCGATTCGGGTTGGCCCCGGCGGCCAGGACGCGGGCCAGTTCGCCGCCGGACACGATGTCGAAGCCCGCGCCCAGGCGCTGGAATTCGTGCAGCACGGCCAGGTTCGAATTGGCCTTGACGCCATAGCAGACCAGCGCGTTGCGCCCAGCGATGGCGTGCTCGTAGCGGTGCCAGGCTTCGTGCAGCGCCGCGCGGGAATAGACGTACAGCGGGGTGCCGTGGCGATCCGCCAGTTCGGGCAGAGGGATGTCTTCGGCATGCAGGATACCGTCCCGGATCGGGAAGTGGGGGGTAGCGGTCATGAGCAGGTCACGGGTGCGCGGCCGGCGTGGCGACGGGCGCGACGGTCGGCGGTGCGGTCAGGGTGGCGTCGGCAGGGGGCGGGGCGGGCGCCTTGAGCGGGCCTTTCATGCCGCAGCCCCCCAGGAGGAACATCAGGCCTGTCGCGGCCAGGATCAGAGTCGGACGTGTCAACGGGAGTCTTGTCATCAGAACGGCACTCGCACGGGTTGCGGGGTTGCGGCATTGCTGTCTGGCTGACTGCTGCGCAGCTGATCCAGGAGCGCCCCGATGCCGTCCGGCCGGGCTGGCGCCGTGCCGGGCGCGGGGTCGCCGGGCGCTGGCAGGCCGACGCGGGCAATCGCCACGCCGGGCGGGTATTCCGAGAAATAGAAGTCGCCGTCGGTGCGTACCAGACCGCTGGGCATGGGCCCGGGCGGAATCTGGGGCTGGCCAGCCAGCGCGACGCGCATGTAGCTGGCCCAGATCGGCAGGGCGGCCCCGCCGCCGGTCTCGCCCTGGCCCATCGATTTGGGCTGGTCGAAGCCCATCCAGGCCACAGCGACCAGCTTTGGCGTGAATCCGGCGAACCAGGCGTCCTGCGAGTCGTTCGTGGTGCCGGTCTTGCCGCCGATGTCGTCGCGTTTCAGTTCGCGATGCGCCCGGGCCCCGGTGCCCACGGTCGCGACGCCGCGCAGCATGTCATCCATGACATAGGCCGTGCGCGGGTCGATCACGCGTGCCAGGGTGTCGCCGGCGACTGTCGGTCGGGCGCGCATGATGATCTTGCCGCTGCCGTCGGTGACGTGGTCGATCAGGTAGGGCGGCACCCGGTAGCCGTTATTGGCGAACACCGCGTAGCCGCCGGCCAGTTGCAGCGGCGTGACGCTGCCGGCGCCCAGGGCCAGCGGCAGCACCGCCGGCTGACGCGAACGGTCGAAGCCAAAGCGGGTGACGTAGTCCTGCACATATTTGGGGCCGACCGCCTGCATGATGCGGATGGACACCATGTTCTTCGATTTGTACAGACCCTGCCGCATGGTCAGCATGGGTTCGTAGGATCGGCCGTAGTTCTTCGGGCTCCAGGCCTTCGATCCGGTCTGTTCGGCCGTCAGGGAGAAGGGCTCGTCCGAGATCTGGGTGGCCGGTGTCAGGCCGCGTTCCAGCGCCGAGGCATAGATGAAGGGTTTGAACGACGAACCCGGCTGGCGCCAGGCCTGCGTGACGCGGTTGAACTTGCCCTCGTCGAAATCGAAACCGCCCACCATCGCCACGACGCCGCCGTCCTGGGCGCGCAGCGACACCAGGGCCGCCTGGATGCTGGGCTTGTTCAGCAGTTCCCAGTAGTCTTCGAATTTGTGGATGTAGACCACCGCCCCGCGCTGGATGCGCACGGATTCCTTGGCGTTGGGCACCAGGCCGCGGGCGACCACGCGCAAGGCGCGCTTGTCGGTGATGTCGACGATGTCGGTGGGGCTGCGGGCGACCTTGATGGCGGTCGGGCTGGCCGACAGCACGACCCCGGTCAAGAGATCGCCGTTATCGGGGTATTTTTCCTGGACGGAATCCAGGATGTCGTTGAACGCCTCGGGCTGGTTTTCGATGCCGGCGGGCAGGTCGATGGTGTCCTCGGGGCCTGGGTAGGGGGCGCGGCGCGTGTAGTCCAGCACTCCGGCGCGCAGGGCCTGGTAGGCCGCTTCCTGGTCCTTGGAGTCGATCGTGGTGTAGATGTTGAAGCCACGCGAATAGATGTCGTCCTGGTACACCCCGTACAGCAGCTGCCGGGCCAGTTCGGCGGGGTATTCGCCATGCACCGCGTAGCGCCCGGAGGGCGTGCCGGCGGCGGATTTGATGACGATGGGCTGGGCCGCGGCCTGCTTGTATTCGGCGTCGGTCAGGTAGCCCAGGGCGCGCATGCGGCCCAGCACGTAGCCCTGGCGGTCTTTTGCGCGCTGGAAGTTGGAGATCGGGTTGAAGCGCGACGGGGCCTTGGGGATGCCCGCCAGCATGGCGGCTTCGGCCGGGGTGATGTCAGCCAGCTGCTTGCCGAAATAAGTGCGGCTGGCGGCGGCGAACCCATAGGCCCGGTGCCCCAGGAAGATCTGGTTCATGTACAGATCCAGGATCTGGTCCTTGGTCAGGGTGGCCTCGATCTTGAAGGTCAGCAGCAGTTCATAGAACTTCCGGGTGTAGGTCTTTTCCGAGGACAGGTAGAAATTGCGGGCGACCTGCATCGTGATGGTGCTGGCGCCCTGCGTCTTGGACATGTGCACCACGTTGGCGATCGCCGCGCGCAGCACCCCGGTCCAGTCGATGCCGCCGTGCTGATAGAAACGGTCGTCCTCGGCCGCCAGGATGGCGGACTTCATGATGTCCGGGATCTCGTTGAAGCGCAGCGCGTTGCGGCGTTCCTCGCCGAATTCGCCGATCAGCACGTTGTCGGCGGTGTAGATGCGCAGCGGCACGCGCGGCCGGTAATCGGTCATCGCGTGCAGGTCGGGAAGATTGGGCCAGGCCAGCGCGAGGGCCAACGACAGCAGCAGGGCGCTGCACGCGCCCAAGCCGGCGAGGAGGACGAATGCCTTCAGAACCAGGCGCGTGAGCCAGGACCGGGCAGGCGCCTTTGGCTTGGAGGGAGTGGTGGTGGTTCTCATCAGGGGCGATTGTAAGCCCTGGCTGGAGCAGGCCAGATGGCAAAGACGGAGTCTGTGTAACCGGATGCTGCGTTGCGGCGATGCCGGGCGGAACACGGATTGGGCCAATGCGATAATACACGCAAACGAACTGTCCCTGAGCTGTCATGTCGATGGAATCCGCCCCCGCCGCAAGCGAAATTCTCCCGGATGCGTCCGGGGACCGGGCCGTGCCGATTTTCCTGGTGGGCATGATGGGCGTGGGCAAGACCACGATCGGCCGCCAGCTGGCCAGTCAGCTGGGTCGTGAATTCGTCGATCTGGATCACGCCATCGAGGCGCGTTGCGGCGTGCGGGTGGCCACGATTTTCGACATCGAGGGCGAAGCCGGGTTCCGCCGCCGCGAAACCGCCTTGCTGGACGAATATTCCCGCTGCCAGGGGCTGGTGCTGGCCACGGGGGGCGGCGCCGTGTTGGCCGAAGACAACCGCCGCATGCTGCGGGAACGCGGCTGTGTGGTGTATTTGCGCGCCGGGGTCGATGAACTCTACCGGCGTGTGGCGCGGGATCGCAACCGCCCGCTGCTGCGCACCCAAGACCCGCGCCAGCGCATCGCCGACCTGCTCGCGCAGCGCGAACCTCTGTACGAAAGCGTTGCCGATGTGACGCTGGATACCGCCGATCAGCCCATCGCTCAGGTCCTGCGCAGCCTTTTACCTTTGCTGCCGGCCTGTCAACCTCAGTAGGATTTCATGCACAGCGTTCACGTCGACACCCCTGGCGGGCACTACCCTATCCACATTGGTCGCGGACGGCTGGACACGCTGGCCGACAGCATTCCCGCCGATGCCACGTCCGTGGCGGTGGTCACCAACACCACGGTGGCGGGGCTGTATGGCGATCGCGTCCGGGCGGCGCTGGCGGCCACCGGCAAGGCCGTCCACTGGGTCGAGCTGCCCGACGGCGAACAATACAAAACCTGGGATTCGCTGAACCGGATCTTCGATGCCCTGCTGGGCGCGGCGCTGGACCGCAAATCGGTGCTGGTGGCGCTGGGCGGTGGCGTGGTCGGGGACATCTGCGGGTTCGCCGCCGCCTGCTACATGCGCGGCGTGCGCTTCCTGCAGGTGCCCACCACGCTGCTCGCGCAGGTCGACTCCTCGGTTGGCGGTAAAACCGCCATCAATCATCCGCTGGGCAAGAACATGATCGGCGCTTTCTACCAGCCGCAGGCCGTGGAGATCGACCCGCAGGTGCTGGCCACGCTGCCGGCGCGGGAAATCTCCGCCGGCCTGGCCGAGGTCATCAAATACGGCATGATCGCCGATGCCGATTTCTTCGTCTGGTGCGAAACCCACGCGCAGGCGCTGCGCGCCCTGGATGCCGATGCGATCGAACACGCCGTGCGCCGTTCCTGCGAACTGAAGGCCTGGGTGGTCTCCCAGGACGAACGCGAATCCGGACTGCGGGCCATCCTGAACTTTGGACACACATTCGGCCATGCGATCGAATCCGGGCTGGGCTATGGCCACTGGCTGCACGGCGAGGCCGTTGGCTGCGGCATGGTGCTGGCGGCCGAACTGTCCGTTCGGGTCAGCGGCCTGGACCGCGCCGTGGCCGACCGTATCCGCGCCTTGGTCGAGGCCATCGGCTGCCCGACGCAGGCCCCGGATCTCGGCGCCGGCCGCTGGTTCGACCTGATGCGGGTGGACAAGAAAAACGAAGGCCACCGGATCCGCTACGTGCTGCTGTCGGAACTGGGCGGCGCCCGCCTGCAGGCGGTGGACGATGACCGGGTGCGCCCGGTCCTGCCGGGCGGGGTCTGACCATGGCAGCGCTGGCACCGTACGCCTGCCACCCCGAATCCACGCGCGGGCGCCGGCACCCAGAGTCACCGCCCCAGGGGCGCAGCGACTTCCAGCGCGACCGCGACCGCATCATTCACTGCTCGGCATTCCGGCGCCTGGAATACAAGACACAGGTCTTTCTGAACCACGAGGGCGACCTGTTCCGCACGCGGTTGACCCACAGCATCGAGGTCGCCCAGATCGCCCGCACCCTGGCCCGCAATCTGGGTGTGCACGAAGACCTGATCGAGGCCATCTCGTTGGCACACGACCTGGGGCACACGCCGTTCGGCCATGCTGGCCAGGATGAACTGAACGCCTGCCTGCGGGAATTCGTGCCGGATGCCGGCGGCTTCGAACACAACCTGCAGAGCCTGCGGGTGGTGGACGAACTGGAAGAACGCTACGCCGCCTTCGATGGCCTGAATCTGTGCTTCGAAACCCGCGAGGGCATCCTGAAGCACTGCTCGCGCAGCCATGCGCGGCAACTGGGGCCGGTCGCGGCGCGTTTCCTGGACGGCACCCAGCCGTCGCTGGAAGCCCAGCTCACCAATCTGGCCGACGAGATCGCCTACAACAACCATGACATCGACGACGGCCTGCGTTCTGGCCTGATCACGGTGCCGCAGCTGCTGCATCTGGATATCTTCGCCGCGCATCACGACCAGGTGCGCCGCCGCTATCCGGACGTCGAATCCAAACGTCTGGTGTCAGAGGTCATCCGCGCCATGATCAACACCCTGGTGCAGGATCTGACGCGCACCACGACCGACAATATCGCCCGGCTGCAGCCCCGGTCGGCCGACGAAGTCCGCGCCGGTCCGCCGCTGGCGGCGTTTTCCGATGAGATGCGTGCCCAGGCCGATGATCTGAAGCAGTTCCTGCTGAAGAACCTGTACCGGCATTATCAGGTGATGCGCATGACGGGCAAGGCGCGGCGAATCGTTCGCGAACTGTTCCAGGCCTTCGTGGCCGATCCGCGCCTGCTGGCCGACGAATACCGCCGCGAAGACCAGATTGCCCAGGCGCGGGCGATCACGGATTACATCGCCGGCATGACGGACCGTTACGCGGTCCGGGAACACCGGGCGATCTACCGGATGGAATAGGCGCCGGCGGCCAACACCGTCTTCAGCCATTGTCCGGTGTGGCTTTCCGGCGTCGCGGCGATCGTTTCCGGCGTGCCCTGCGCCACGATCCGCCCACCGCCGGCCCCGCCCTCGGGGCCCAGGTCCACGACCCAGTCGGCCGTCTTGATCACGTCCAGATTGTGTTCGATCACCAGCACTGTGCTGCCGGCGTCCACCAGTTGCCGCAGCACGTCGAGCAGCACCGAGATGTCGTGGAAATGCAGGCCCGTCGTCGGTTCGTCCAGCACGTACAGGGTGCGTTCCGACCCGCGCCGCGACAATTCCTGGGATAGTTTGATGCGCTGGGCCTCGCCGCCTGACAGGGTGGTCGCGCTCTGGCCCAGGCGGATGTAGGACAGGCCCACGTCCATCAGGGTCTGCAGTTTGCGTGCCACGGTCGGCACGGCCTGGAACAGGTCTAGCGCCTGCGTCACCGTCAGGTCCAGGATGTCGCTGATGGTGTGGCCGCGATAGTGGATGTCCAGTGTTTCGCGGTTGTAGCGTTTGCCCTCGCAGACTTCGCAGGGCACGTACATGTCGGGCAGGAAGTGCATTTCCACGCGCACCATGCCGTCGCCCTGGCAGGCTTCGCAGCGTCCGCCCTTGACGTTGAAGGAAAAGCGCCCCGCGTCGTAACCGCGCAGGCGCGCCTCCGGCACGCCCGCGAACAGTTCGCGGATCGGCGTGAACAGCCCCGTGTAAGTCGCCGGATTGCTGCGCGGCGTGCGGCCGATGGGATTCTGGTCGATGCTGATGATTTTTTCGAAGTTCTCCAGGCCTTCCAGACGGTCGAAGGGCGCGGGCGCGGTCTGCGCCCGATGCAGCCGCTGGGCCAGGGCCGCGACCAGCGTGTCGTTGATGAGCGTCGATTTTCCCGACCCCGAGACGCCCGTCACACAGGTCAGGCGCCCCACCGGAATCGCCAGGTCCACCGACTGCAGGTTATGGCCGCGGCAGCCCAGCACCCGCAGCCAGGGCTGATCCGGGTCATCCCGCGGGACGGGCCGGCGTGCCGGCACCGCGATACGCTGCGTGCCGGCCAGATACTGGCCGGTCAGGGACTGCGGCTGGGCGGCAATTTCCTGCGGCGTGCCCTGGGCCACCACGCAGCCGCCCTGTTCGCCTGCGCCCGGCCCCATGTCCAGTACGTGGTCGGCGGCGCGGATCATGTCCTCGTCGTGCTCGACCACGATGACGCTGTTGCCCAGGTCGCGCAGCTGCCGCAGCGTATCGATCAAGCGCCGGTTGTCGCGCTGGTGCAGCCCGATCGACGGCTCGTCGAGCACGTACATGACCCCCGTCAGGCCGGATCCGATCTGGCTGGCCAGGCGGATGCGCTGGGCCTCGCCGCCCGACAGCGTGTCGGCGCCGCGATCCAGCGACAGATAACCCAGGCCGACGTTGTCCAGGAAATCCAGACGGGCACGGATTTCGTGCACGATGCGCTCGGCGACCTCGCGCCGCGCGCCGCCGATGACCGATTCCTGAAACCAGCGCCGGCAGTCGGCCAGCGACAGGGCCTCGATCTCGTAGATGGCGCGCCCGCGCCGCTGCCCCGGCCCGGGGTCGTCGCCGATCAGCACATGGCGCGCCTCGGTGCACAGGCGCGCACCCTGGCATTCCGGACAGGTCGTGGTGTGGCGCAGCCGGCTCAGCTCTTCCCGGACGGCATGGGAGTGCGTCTCGCGCCAGCGTCGTTCCAGATTCGGGATCACGCCTTCGAATGCATGGTGGCGGATGGCCGGAATGCCGCCCTCGCCCAGATACTGAAAGGCGATTTCCTCGGTGCCAGAACCGTGCAGCAGGCGGTCGCGCACCGACGGATCCAGATCCTGGAAGGGGGTGTCCAGACTGAAGTGATAGTGTTGCGCCAGGCTGGCCATCATGGCGTAGCTGAAGGCATTGCGGCGGTCCCAGCCGTGGATGGCGCCGGCCGCCAGGCTGAGTTCGGGAAAGGCCGCCACGCGCGCCGGATCGAAGGATTCCACCTGTCCCAGACCATTGCAGGTGGGGCAGGCGCCCGTCGGGTTGTTGAAGCTGAACAGGCGCGGTTCCAGGTCGCCCATGCCGCGCGCGCAGACGGGGCATGCATAGGCGGCGGACAAGGCCCATTCCTGCTGCGTGTCCAGATCCAGCACCAGGGCGCGTCCCTGGGCCAGATCCAGCGCCGTTTCGAAACTTTCGGCCAGCCGCTGGCGGCTGTCGGGCCGCGCGCGCAGGCGGTCCACCACGACATCCAGGTCCCAGGCGCCGCCGGGCTGGGGCAGGGGGGTGCCGCCGTCGATGCTGTGGATGACCCCATCGATGCGTGCGCGCACGAAGCCCAGAGCCTGCAGCCGGCGGCATTCGGCGGCCAGATCGTCCTGGCGCGCGCGCGCCAGCGGCGCCAGGATCGCCAGACGGCTGCCTTCGGGCAGGCCCAGCACCTGATCCACCATCTGGCTGACGCTTTGCGCCTGCAGGGGCAGGTCGTGGTCTGGGCAATAGGGCGTGCCGATGCGCGCGTACAGCAGGCGCAGGTAGTCATGGATCTCTGTCACCGTGCCAACCGTGGATCGCGGGTTGTGGCCGGCGGTCTTCTGCTCGATGGCAATGGCCGGCGACAGACCCGTGATCACGTCCACGTCGGGCTTGTCCATCATCTGCAGGAACTGCCGCGCGTAGGCCGACAGGCTTTCGACATAGCGGCGCTGGCCTTCGGCATACAGCGTATCGAAGGCCAGGGACGATTTTCCCGAACCGGACAGGCCCGTGATGACCACGAGCTGCCGGCTCGGCAGATCGACCGAAATGTTTTTCAGGTTGTGGGTGCGTGCGCCGCGGATGCAGATGGCGTCCATGCCGGTAGGGGAGTTCAGGTTCTTAAAAGGCCAACTTGCTACTATAACGCGCAGACCTCCTATATTCTGTCTTTTATGGCCCGTTCCGCACCTTCCACCGCCCCCGCCCTCAAACTCACCGACCTCGAACGGCGCAGCAGCATCGCGCTGGCCACACTGTTCGCGGCCCGCATGCTGGGTCTGTTCCTGCTGACCCCCATCTTCGCCGTGGCGGCTCGCGCACTGATCGGGGGCAACGACCCGGTCCGGGTGGGCCTGGCGCTGGGCGCCTATGGCCTGACGCAGGCGGTCATGCAGATTCCGCTGGGCATGGCCTCGGACCGCTATGGCCGTCGGCCGATCATCGTCTTCGGCATGCTGCTCTTCGTCATCGGCGGGGTCGTCTGCGCCCTGACCGACAGTGTCGATTGGGTGACGGTCGGGCGCGTGATCCAGGGGCTGGGCGCCGTGTCGGCGGCCATCACAGCCTGGATCGCCGACGCCACCCGGCCCGAGGTGCGCACCCGGGCCATGGCCATGGTGGGCGGGTCCATCGGTATCTCCTTCGCCTTGTCGCTGGTGCTGTCGCCCCTGCTGGTGGGCGAATTCGGCCTGTCGGGCCTGTTCTGGGCCATCAGCCTGCTGGGTTTCGTCTGCCTGCTGATCGCCATGTTCTTTGTGCCGGACGTCCCCAAATCCGAAGCCGACATCGTCCAGGCCACGCCGCGCGATGTGCTGGGCCACCGCGACCTGCTGCGCCTGAATTTCGGCGTGTTCTGCCTGCATTTCATCCTGATGGCGCTGTTCATGGTGGCCCCGGGGCTGCTGGGGCGCCTGGGCGGCTTCGATTCGGGCAGCCTGTGGCAGGTCTATCTGCCGGTCATCCTGGCGTCCTTCGTGCTGATGGTGCCGGCCGTTTT
Protein-coding regions in this window:
- a CDS encoding MFS transporter — protein: MARSAPSTAPALKLTDLERRSSIALATLFAARMLGLFLLTPIFAVAARALIGGNDPVRVGLALGAYGLTQAVMQIPLGMASDRYGRRPIIVFGMLLFVIGGVVCALTDSVDWVTVGRVIQGLGAVSAAITAWIADATRPEVRTRAMAMVGGSIGISFALSLVLSPLLVGEFGLSGLFWAISLLGFVCLLIAMFFVPDVPKSEADIVQATPRDVLGHRDLLRLNFGVFCLHFILMALFMVAPGLLGRLGGFDSGSLWQVYLPVILASFVLMVPAVFYTETRKVHKPALEWAVLGLAVVLGALPWLMNSFTLVVVALIGFFVCFNILEALQPSLVSRVAPPAYKGLALGFYNTAQSLGVFAGGVLGGVLVRTSGPSMVFWVSAMLAVVWLYTARGFKEIRTGH
- the aroB gene encoding 3-dehydroquinate synthase, whose amino-acid sequence is MHSVHVDTPGGHYPIHIGRGRLDTLADSIPADATSVAVVTNTTVAGLYGDRVRAALAATGKAVHWVELPDGEQYKTWDSLNRIFDALLGAALDRKSVLVALGGGVVGDICGFAAACYMRGVRFLQVPTTLLAQVDSSVGGKTAINHPLGKNMIGAFYQPQAVEIDPQVLATLPAREISAGLAEVIKYGMIADADFFVWCETHAQALRALDADAIEHAVRRSCELKAWVVSQDERESGLRAILNFGHTFGHAIESGLGYGHWLHGEAVGCGMVLAAELSVRVSGLDRAVADRIRALVEAIGCPTQAPDLGAGRWFDLMRVDKKNEGHRIRYVLLSELGGARLQAVDDDRVRPVLPGGV
- the uvrA gene encoding excinuclease ABC subunit UvrA produces the protein MDAICIRGARTHNLKNISVDLPSRQLVVITGLSGSGKSSLAFDTLYAEGQRRYVESLSAYARQFLQMMDKPDVDVITGLSPAIAIEQKTAGHNPRSTVGTVTEIHDYLRLLYARIGTPYCPDHDLPLQAQSVSQMVDQVLGLPEGSRLAILAPLARARQDDLAAECRRLQALGFVRARIDGVIHSIDGGTPLPQPGGAWDLDVVVDRLRARPDSRQRLAESFETALDLAQGRALVLDLDTQQEWALSAAYACPVCARGMGDLEPRLFSFNNPTGACPTCNGLGQVESFDPARVAAFPELSLAAGAIHGWDRRNAFSYAMMASLAQHYHFSLDTPFQDLDPSVRDRLLHGSGTEEIAFQYLGEGGIPAIRHHAFEGVIPNLERRWRETHSHAVREELSRLRHTTTCPECQGARLCTEARHVLIGDDPGPGQRRGRAIYEIEALSLADCRRWFQESVIGGARREVAERIVHEIRARLDFLDNVGLGYLSLDRGADTLSGGEAQRIRLASQIGSGLTGVMYVLDEPSIGLHQRDNRRLIDTLRQLRDLGNSVIVVEHDEDMIRAADHVLDMGPGAGEQGGCVVAQGTPQEIAAQPQSLTGQYLAGTQRIAVPARRPVPRDDPDQPWLRVLGCRGHNLQSVDLAIPVGRLTCVTGVSGSGKSTLINDTLVAALAQRLHRAQTAPAPFDRLEGLENFEKIISIDQNPIGRTPRSNPATYTGLFTPIRELFAGVPEARLRGYDAGRFSFNVKGGRCEACQGDGMVRVEMHFLPDMYVPCEVCEGKRYNRETLDIHYRGHTISDILDLTVTQALDLFQAVPTVARKLQTLMDVGLSYIRLGQSATTLSGGEAQRIKLSQELSRRGSERTLYVLDEPTTGLHFHDISVLLDVLRQLVDAGSTVLVIEHNLDVIKTADWVVDLGPEGGAGGGRIVAQGTPETIAATPESHTGQWLKTVLAAGAYSIR
- a CDS encoding deoxyguanosinetriphosphate triphosphohydrolase yields the protein MAALAPYACHPESTRGRRHPESPPQGRSDFQRDRDRIIHCSAFRRLEYKTQVFLNHEGDLFRTRLTHSIEVAQIARTLARNLGVHEDLIEAISLAHDLGHTPFGHAGQDELNACLREFVPDAGGFEHNLQSLRVVDELEERYAAFDGLNLCFETREGILKHCSRSHARQLGPVAARFLDGTQPSLEAQLTNLADEIAYNNHDIDDGLRSGLITVPQLLHLDIFAAHHDQVRRRYPDVESKRLVSEVIRAMINTLVQDLTRTTTDNIARLQPRSADEVRAGPPLAAFSDEMRAQADDLKQFLLKNLYRHYQVMRMTGKARRIVRELFQAFVADPRLLADEYRREDQIAQARAITDYIAGMTDRYAVREHRAIYRME
- a CDS encoding shikimate kinase, translating into MESAPAASEILPDASGDRAVPIFLVGMMGVGKTTIGRQLASQLGREFVDLDHAIEARCGVRVATIFDIEGEAGFRRRETALLDEYSRCQGLVLATGGGAVLAEDNRRMLRERGCVVYLRAGVDELYRRVARDRNRPLLRTQDPRQRIADLLAQREPLYESVADVTLDTADQPIAQVLRSLLPLLPACQPQ
- a CDS encoding PBP1A family penicillin-binding protein yields the protein MRTTTTPSKPKAPARSWLTRLVLKAFVLLAGLGACSALLLSLALALAWPNLPDLHAMTDYRPRVPLRIYTADNVLIGEFGEERRNALRFNEIPDIMKSAILAAEDDRFYQHGGIDWTGVLRAAIANVVHMSKTQGASTITMQVARNFYLSSEKTYTRKFYELLLTFKIEATLTKDQILDLYMNQIFLGHRAYGFAAASRTYFGKQLADITPAEAAMLAGIPKAPSRFNPISNFQRAKDRQGYVLGRMRALGYLTDAEYKQAAAQPIVIKSAAGTPSGRYAVHGEYPAELARQLLYGVYQDDIYSRGFNIYTTIDSKDQEAAYQALRAGVLDYTRRAPYPGPEDTIDLPAGIENQPEAFNDILDSVQEKYPDNGDLLTGVVLSASPTAIKVARSPTDIVDITDKRALRVVARGLVPNAKESVRIQRGAVVYIHKFEDYWELLNKPSIQAALVSLRAQDGGVVAMVGGFDFDEGKFNRVTQAWRQPGSSFKPFIYASALERGLTPATQISDEPFSLTAEQTGSKAWSPKNYGRSYEPMLTMRQGLYKSKNMVSIRIMQAVGPKYVQDYVTRFGFDRSRQPAVLPLALGAGSVTPLQLAGGYAVFANNGYRVPPYLIDHVTDGSGKIIMRARPTVAGDTLARVIDPRTAYVMDDMLRGVATVGTGARAHRELKRDDIGGKTGTTNDSQDAWFAGFTPKLVAVAWMGFDQPKSMGQGETGGGAALPIWASYMRVALAGQPQIPPGPMPSGLVRTDGDFYFSEYPPGVAIARVGLPAPGDPAPGTAPARPDGIGALLDQLRSSQPDSNAATPQPVRVPF